In Planctomonas sp. JC2975, the genomic stretch GGGCGCAGGCGTTGCGTTCTTCGGGTCGTCGCCGGAGAACGTGTCGTGGTACCTCAGTCACGCGGCCGTGCAGTCGATCGGACCGGACAAGCTGAACCAACTGCGCCACGTGCAGTTCCTGAAGGACGAGGCAGGCGTCAAGGCGCACATGCTTCGCCATCGCGCACTGATCGAGCCGAAGTTCACGGCCGTGAGCGAGGTCTTCGAGCGGCGGCTCTCACCTTATGGGGCCGGCTCCTGGACCACTCCGACCGGTGGCTACTTCGTGAGCCTCGACGTGCACGACGGATGCGCAGAGCGAGCCGTCGCACTCGCCGCTCAGGCGGGCATCGCGGTGACTCCTGCAGGGTCGACGTATCCGTACCACCGCGATCCGAGGGACGCGAACATCCGGATCGCTCCGACCATGCCGTCGCTCGCGGAGCTGGTGGATGCGCTCGAGGGCATGTGCACCGCCATCCTGCTCGCGGAGGTCGAGCAGCTGCTCGGCTGACGCCTCTCCCGCGGTGCACGTTCACCCCGCGGTGCGGGCTCAGCCAGCGGTGCAGACTCAGCCCGCTGGTTCGGTCGCGAGCTTCGACGGACCGGTCTCAGACGCGACGACCGCGAGCGGCTCCGCCGTGCGCTGCCGTCCGGGAAGCGTGAACGAGAGCACCGAGGCCACGGCGGTGAAGCCGATGGACCACCAGAACGCCTGGTCGTAGGCGGTCGCGACGCCGTTCGTGCCCTGCGACGCGTGCGCGACGAGCGCCGACTGGAGGATGACGGCGAGCACGGCCGTGCCGAACGATCCGCCGAGCTGCTGTGCCGTTCGCGTGATGATGCTCGAGTGCGGGATGTCCGCCTTGTCGAGCCCGACGAATGAGGCGACCATCAGCGGCATCACGACGGCGCCGAGTCCGAATCCGCGCACGAAGAGCATCGCCATCAGGTACCACTCGTTCGTCGTGGCCGTGCTGAAAGCGAACGGGATCGTGGCCAGGCCGACGATCGCGAAGCCGACGACGCCCACCCAGCGCGCGCCGATGGCATCCGTCAGTCGTCCCGCGAGGGATCTGCTGGCCAGCGTGCCGACGCCCTGCGGGATGAGGAACAGCCCTGCCGCGAGCACGTCTGCGCCGCGCAACTGCTGCAGATAGAGAGGGAGCAGCAACATGATGCCGTAGGCGGCAAGCCCGGAGAGGAACAACAGGCTCGAAGCGGACCACACCGACCTCTTGCGGAAGAGACGGATGTCCACCAGCGCCTTGTCTCCCCGCGCGAGTGCGTAGACGACGAACGCGACGAGGAGTGCGCCGCCGATCGCGAGCGGCAGCCAGGCATCCGTGGCGGCGAAGCCGTCGGATCCGGCGGAGTTGCTGAGCCCGAGCAGCAGGGCGACGAGTGATGGAAGAAGCAGGATCATGCCGACCACGTCGAGGCGTGCACGCGAGGTGCGCGCGGCGTCGCGGGGGAGCATCCGCCAGGCGAGGAAGAGGCCGACGACGCAGAACGGAACGTTGACCCAGAAGATCCACTGCCAAGGGAGCCAGTTGAGGATGATCCCACCGACCGCAGGTCCGAGGATCGGGCCGAGCATGGCGGGCAGTCCGACCGTTGCGGCGAGGCGTCCGAGGTTCTTGCCGCCGGCGGCCTGCATCACGATGGTCTGGAGCAGCGGCAGCATGAGCCCGCCGCCGACGCCCTGAACGACGCGGAAGGCGATGAGGCTCGGCGCGTCCCAGGCCAGGCTGCAGAGGATGGAGCCGACGAGGAAGAGGGTGAGCGCGAGCATCCACGCGCGTTTGCCGCCGAGAAGCCGCTGCACCCAGGCGCTCAGCGGAACCGTCGCGGCTAGGGCGAGCACGTAGCCGGTGGTCACCCATTGGATCGTCGAGACCGGCACCTTGAGGTCGATCGAGAGCGTGTGCAGTGCGACGCTCATGATGGTGGTGTCGAAGACGACCGCGAGCACGCCGACGACGAGAGCGGTCGTGGTCCGCTTCAGTTCTCGATCGGCGCCAGGTGCCGGTGCCGGATCCGAGTGGGTTGCCGTGCTCATCACTCCTCCATTTAGATACACGACTGTATCTAAAGCCCAGAGTAGATCATCGCGATAAGATACACAAGTGGATCTTGAATCGGATGCCTCACCCACCCGCCGGCGCGGCGCGGAGCTCGAGGACGCCCTGCTCGAGGCCGCGTGGGAGGAACTGACCGAGAAGGGCTACAACGGGCTGACCTTCGACGCCGTCGCCGAGCGGGCCCGCACGAGTCGTCCTGTGCTCTACCGCCGCTGGCCGGATCGCGCGTCGCTGGTGCTCGCCGCGATCGGGCGGCACTACGACAACGACCCCGTCGAGATTCCCGACACCGGAACGCTGCGCGACGACCTGAAAGAGCTGATCCGCATCGCCAGCGGGCGGCGCATCGAGATGGTCGTCATGCTCAGCGCGCAGCTGAGCGGGCTGTTCAGCGAATCCGGGATGTCGTTGGGCGACCTTCGCGAGCGCCTGCTCGGCGGCCAGCGCACGGTCTGGAGCTCGATCATCCTCGCGCGCGCTCAGGAACGCGGCGAGATCGATCTGGATGTCGTTCCCGAGCGGGTGCAGAACCTCCCGTTCGATCTGTTCCGGCACGAACTCTTGATGACGCACACGCCGGTGACGGAGGAATTCGTCAGCTCCACCGTTGACGGGATCTTCCTGCCCCTCGTGGACCACTACATGCAGAAGGCGTCGAATTCGAAGAGCGGCTGAAGAACTCGCCTTGACGCGCGTTCCTCCCGAGCCAGACGTCCCGATCGGGCCCTGACGTGATGTCTAGCTCCAGCGCGCCTTCCGGCAGACTGTCTGAGTGCCCCGCTCCGCCACGCTGAACCGACCGCTCGCCCTGCTCGCTGCGGTCGGCCTGTCGATGGAGAACCTCGACGGCACGATCATCCAGACCGCGGCACCCGCGATGGCGCACGACTTCGGTGTGCGAGCTGTCGACCTGAATATAGCCATGACGGCATATCTCCTCACGGTCGCCGTCTGCGTCCCCGTGAGCGGATGGCTCGCCGACCGTTTCGGAGAGCGGCGCATCTTCGCGACGGCGCTGGCCGTGTTCACCATCGCGTCAGCCCTGTGCGCCTTCGCGCCCAGCTTGCCGCTGCTCACTGCTGCGCGCGTGCTGCAGGGTATCGGCGGCGCGATGATGGTCCCGGTCGGCCGGCTGGCCGTGCTGCGCGGCCTCGACCGACGGGACCTCCTGGATGCCATTGCCTACCTCACGTGGCCGGGTTTGCTGGCGCCGGTGGTAGCGCCCGCACTCGGCGGCATCCTTACGGACACCGTCGGGTGGCCATGGATCTTCCTCATCAACATCCCGTTCGGCATCGGTGCGTTCGTCGTCGCGCTGAGGATCGTGCCCAACACGCCGAGCCAGGAGGCCCGGCGGCTCGACTGGGCCGGATTCGGGCTCACCGGCGTCGCGCTCGCGGCGCTCGTACTCGGCATGGAGCAGATCGGATCCGCGCCGACGAACTGGGGATGGGCCATCTCCTACCTGGTCGTAGCAGCGGGGGCCGGCGTTGCCGGGGTGGTCTGGATGCGGAGGGCGCGGCATCCGCTGTTGAACTTCGCCGCTCTGCGAATCGATACATTCCGGGTGGGGAATGTGGGTGGCGGCGTGTACCGCCTGATCATCAGCGCCGCCCCGTTCCTCTTCACGCTGCTGTTCCAGGTGGGCTTCGGATGGAACGCGGCCCAGGCCGGCCTGCTCGTCGGCGCCGTGTTCGTGGGCAACATCGCGATCAAGCCACTGACCACACCGCTCATCCGCCGGTTCGGATTCAAGAACGTGATCGTCGGCAGCAATCTGCTGGGCGCGCTGGTCTACGTGGCGTGCGTCTTCATCGACCCCACCACCCCTCTGTGGCTGATCGCCGTGCTGCTGTTCCTGAGCGGGGTGTTCCGCTCCATCGGGTTCAGCGGATACAACTCCCTGCAGTTCGCCGACGTGCCGAGCGAGCTGATGACCTCGGCGAACACGCTGGCCTCGACCATGCAGCAGGTCGCTGTCGGTATCGGTATCGCTGTCGCCGCCCTCATCGTGCGACTCACGACCGCCGCCGCGTCCACGCTCGGCCCATCGGATGCCTGGCTCGGCTACCGCTGGGCGCTCGCGGTCGTCGCTGTGCTGCTCGTCTTCCCCATCGTGGAGGCCGCCCTGCTGCCGCGCCACGCGGGCTCCGCCGCCCGGCGGTGACGACCCGGGCGGTGAACCGGCGTCGACACGCGCAGCGTGGATCCCGCGACCGTACTCAGGACATCCGCAGAGATGTCCACCCAGAGTCGGTTCGTCGGCACATGTCCTGAATTGGGCCGTGGCCGGGGTGCGACCAGAATGGATCGGTGTCCGAACGAATCCTCACCGTGTCCGATGTCGCCTTCGTCCGACAGGGCCGGGCGATCCTCTCCGACATCTCACTGACGGTCGACCGCGGTGAACACTGGGCTCTGATCGGAGCGAACGGCGCTGGAAAGTCGACGCTGCTCAGCCTGCTCGGCGCGGTGCAGCATCCAACGCGCGGCAGCGTCGATGTGCTCGGCAAGCGACTCGGCAAGGTCGACCTGCGTGAGCTGCGCTCGATCATCGGCCATGTGAACCCGAGGCACCAGGTGCGTTCACCGCTCACCGTGCGCGAGGTCGTCGCTACCGGGGCGACAGGCACGCAGGAGCTCATGATGCGGTGGGAGCCGACGAGCCACGAGCGCATCCGCATCGACGGACTGATCGCGCTCATGGGCATGACGGCCAGACGGGATGCCCGCTGGCCGAACCTGTCCCAGGGCGAGCGCGGACGCACCTTGATCGCCCGCGCTCTGATGCCGGATCCGCACCTGCTGTTGCTCGATGAGCCCACGACGGGTCTCGACATCGCCGCACGCGAGCACCTGCTCGACCGGGTGGACGAGCTGCGGGAGCGGCATCCTGATCTGGCCAGCGTTCTCGTCACTCATCACCTCGAGGAGCTGCCGGCCTCGACGACGCACGCCATGCTGCTGCGCGACGGCCGAGTGCTGGCGCAGGGCGAGGCGGATGCTGTGCTCACAGGGTCCCTGGTCAGCGAGGCCCTCGACTACCCACTGACCATCACGCGGGTTGAGGGTCGCTGGAGCGTGCGCACGGACAAGACCGTCGCGCGAACCCGCTG encodes the following:
- a CDS encoding ATP-binding cassette domain-containing protein, producing the protein MSERILTVSDVAFVRQGRAILSDISLTVDRGEHWALIGANGAGKSTLLSLLGAVQHPTRGSVDVLGKRLGKVDLRELRSIIGHVNPRHQVRSPLTVREVVATGATGTQELMMRWEPTSHERIRIDGLIALMGMTARRDARWPNLSQGERGRTLIARALMPDPHLLLLDEPTTGLDIAAREHLLDRVDELRERHPDLASVLVTHHLEELPASTTHAMLLRDGRVLAQGEADAVLTGSLVSEALDYPLTITRVEGRWSVRTDKTVARTR
- a CDS encoding MFS transporter, translated to MPRSATLNRPLALLAAVGLSMENLDGTIIQTAAPAMAHDFGVRAVDLNIAMTAYLLTVAVCVPVSGWLADRFGERRIFATALAVFTIASALCAFAPSLPLLTAARVLQGIGGAMMVPVGRLAVLRGLDRRDLLDAIAYLTWPGLLAPVVAPALGGILTDTVGWPWIFLINIPFGIGAFVVALRIVPNTPSQEARRLDWAGFGLTGVALAALVLGMEQIGSAPTNWGWAISYLVVAAGAGVAGVVWMRRARHPLLNFAALRIDTFRVGNVGGGVYRLIISAAPFLFTLLFQVGFGWNAAQAGLLVGAVFVGNIAIKPLTTPLIRRFGFKNVIVGSNLLGALVYVACVFIDPTTPLWLIAVLLFLSGVFRSIGFSGYNSLQFADVPSELMTSANTLASTMQQVAVGIGIAVAALIVRLTTAAASTLGPSDAWLGYRWALAVVAVLLVFPIVEAALLPRHAGSAARR
- a CDS encoding TetR/AcrR family transcriptional regulator codes for the protein MDLESDASPTRRRGAELEDALLEAAWEELTEKGYNGLTFDAVAERARTSRPVLYRRWPDRASLVLAAIGRHYDNDPVEIPDTGTLRDDLKELIRIASGRRIEMVVMLSAQLSGLFSESGMSLGDLRERLLGGQRTVWSSIILARAQERGEIDLDVVPERVQNLPFDLFRHELLMTHTPVTEEFVSSTVDGIFLPLVDHYMQKASNSKSG
- a CDS encoding MDR family MFS transporter, whose amino-acid sequence is MSTATHSDPAPAPGADRELKRTTTALVVGVLAVVFDTTIMSVALHTLSIDLKVPVSTIQWVTTGYVLALAATVPLSAWVQRLLGGKRAWMLALTLFLVGSILCSLAWDAPSLIAFRVVQGVGGGLMLPLLQTIVMQAAGGKNLGRLAATVGLPAMLGPILGPAVGGIILNWLPWQWIFWVNVPFCVVGLFLAWRMLPRDAARTSRARLDVVGMILLLPSLVALLLGLSNSAGSDGFAATDAWLPLAIGGALLVAFVVYALARGDKALVDIRLFRKRSVWSASSLLFLSGLAAYGIMLLLPLYLQQLRGADVLAAGLFLIPQGVGTLASRSLAGRLTDAIGARWVGVVGFAIVGLATIPFAFSTATTNEWYLMAMLFVRGFGLGAVVMPLMVASFVGLDKADIPHSSIITRTAQQLGGSFGTAVLAVILQSALVAHASQGTNGVATAYDQAFWWSIGFTAVASVLSFTLPGRQRTAEPLAVVASETGPSKLATEPAG